The Sinorhizobium sp. B11 genomic interval TGCCATTTACGGGGGCGAGATGAGCAAGGATATCGGATACCGCATACGCGTGCGCTCTAACATAATGGCCCTGGAAAAGGCCCTGGGTATTTAGTCGATTTTTCTCTCCACACTGTGATCACAGCATTGAAAAGTTGCCGCATCCTCCACCAGAAGCTCGCGCCCGGGCACGCAATAGTGCTATCTCTGCGTGCGAAAGATACTCTGATTCTCGCAATCAAACTCGCTCATTAGACACAGCAAATTTTGGAGGGTTCTTAACAATGGCACGAAAGCCAATGGCGATGAACGGGCCGAGCCACCCGAAGACGGATCTGCGTGAGCGAGTGTCCACCAGCCCGATGGGCGACGCCCTACCCCTGGTCCACGTCACCGAAATGGGCATCGGCGAAGCAATAATAGTCTCTGGCCAGCTTCAAGCTAGGTGGTGCAAGGTCTTTGGACGCGATCTTCTCTATTTTTTCCTCGGTCGCCCAGCGTATCGCATACACGACGAGGGAGAGACATCACGTTACGTTTCCCGATATCCGTGCGTTTTCGTTGTGGATCCGACCCGCGTCAAGCCCACGCAGGTTTATCCCTTTGATACGGGTGCCGCCAAAGCGGGCTTCTACGCCAGCGCAGATCCGCATCTCGGCATACGGGACTACATGCTTGAAGGCACCTATGAGAGCGCTCGCAAACAGCTGGGATTTGCTTTCGAAACAGTGGATGATTACTTCGAGGGACGGCTTAAACCCGGGTTGTCGGACGACGTGCCCGCCTTCGATCAGGCGACGCACAGCTATGTCGCGATAGCAAACCAAGCAAATCGGGGCGTCAACAATCCCGGGACATACGATGATCGGGCATCGGCGATCGAAATTGCGACGGAAGGCCACCTCGACCTCAAGGGAGCTGTTCAACTCGTTATATTGCCGCAGCAATTTCTGGAGGGGAAAGACGGTAGCAAGAATACCAAACTCATCGATCGATTAAAAGCGCAGGACCTGACGGTATTGCCATACGATTGGCAGAGCACTCGAACCCCCGCTGATTTTCGACCCGAGATCAATGCGTTGGTTCTGGCCCATTTCAAGAAGAGCAAACCATGACCTCAAGCTACCGATCGATGAAACTGATTGGCTACGAGCCCCTAACCGGAGAAAATACTGGCTTTTGTACCGGTCTGTATACTGCGGTTGGCAAATCAAATGAAGTATTCGTACCAATTTCCCTAGTCGAAGGCGGGGGAACGTCAACGGTTGCGGATTTCGTGTCTGTCACGCCTAGAGACGCCTTCTGGTTCAATAACGATGATGAAGACTGGCCATTGCTGTCGATCGGCGATCCTTGGAAGGATGTCTTGTTGCTCGAGGGCCAGATTCTGTATGGCACGCGGCAACACTTACTAGCAGAAGCTGCATGGGCGTTTGATGCGTTGTTGCGCGACTATCCTTTCACGGCAGTTGACCTCGTGAGGGACTTCGGCGGAAAAGATCGGCCGCGGGCTGTCAAAGCTGCGTATGACCGTATCTCCAAAAACTTCACTCACAGCGAAGCTGAGTCCTGGGCGCTGGGAACCTACTTTCGAGGCCAAATCCAAACCCATCTCAGGCGTAAATTAGTACAGCGCAATGCGTCGGTGATGGCCCTAGAGGCCCTCCGCTATATTCGGGTCGCAAAATCCGAGAGCGACACGATTGTCGAAGTCTCGCTTCCAGGATCGCAAGAGTTCAATCCAGAGGACATTGCTCCTATACTCCGTTTGGGCGATGATCGTGAAGCGATCAACCTACTAGCCGAACTTTCACAAATTCTGGGCCGCCTTGCACTAAGAGGCCGTATCGAGGACGGAACCCTGGTCGCTCAATATCGGCCCAAGCCAATCGCCGTGATCGCCATTGGCAGGCTAAGTGAACAGGTTGGCCGAACGTTGATGGAAGACGCCGGTCGGCCACATTTTATACTGGACACCAATTGGCCGAGTAGGCTTTTTGTAAGAACCACGATAGCCGACCTCGAAGCCTCCGAGCCAGATTCTTTCAGCCTCGCGGTAGTAATACTAGACGACGACTTGACCGGTAGGGATCAGTTCGAATTTGAGCAGGTAAGCGCCCTGATCGATCGTCTTGGCCTACCAATGCTCATTACCCCCACGCTGCCGAAGCACGCCCCTTCTGCGCTTCTGAGCCTCAGCAATGAACGTGGGATATTCGGGAAACGAATTAGAGCCCTTTGTCTCGATACTTCAGCCGTGCGCTCACCATTCTATCTAGCCGATCGATCGACATCACTCACAAGACGCACTGCTCTTCAACTCGTGCAGGCTTGTCTTCTATTGCTGTCCGGTCCCAACTCACTTCAACGTTTTTATCGTGAATTAGACAGAAAGGGACGATCTTGTCTAACCGTCACTTATTTGGGGAATGGAGCTGATCGACATACGGTTCCATCCGAAGCGGTGGAGGCATCCGACGAGCCAAAGCTAACAGTACGCGGATCGATCAGATCGGCCGTGAGCCCTTCCACAAAACGTCAACCCACGCCGACGGGGATCTACGAAATCTGGGCAAGCCATCTCCGCGAGGAGGGTATCGATGACCTAGCAATGGGAGTAGTCTCGCGCGCGCTCAGCGAGCTGAAAATGAAGGAAGTCCAGTGGTTTATTGGTGATAGCGATTTCCCAGCTGCCCTAGAGTCCATGGAATTCCCTCATCTGAAAACGCTTGTAGACCTAGAAATTGGACTTCGGCTTCTCGTCACCGCTGAATCACCTTCCCTGAAAACACTACTGCGTATGGCCGAGGCCGGAGTTCAAGCCGTGCGATACTCCGATATCGGCACCATAAAGAGATGTATACTCGCTGCAGTACGCGGTCGTCCCGAAGTGGCGATTCCGAGCGACATGTTGCCGCTAGGTGTCCCACAACGCTTTAGCTGGCAGCAAAGTACCGTTTTTCTGAGAGCGGTCCAATCTCCTGGTCTCGTGATTGATCGTAGCGCTTGGAATGACTGGGCCGAAAAATTTCCTGATCATCCGCTGGCCGCGAGAGCAAAAACCATAATGCCGACTGGGGTAAAAGGAGACCGGGAAATCCGACCGGCAGTAGCACTGTCAACCATTGACGTTCACACTGCGCTGCTTGAAGGCGGTGAGGCCTTTGAGCTCCTTCGAGAACGCAGAGAAACACGCCCTGAACATATGGGCATCAACCGGCTGATGTTCATGGACGATCCCGTCACGTCGGGAGTGTTTCGCTGGGTCTTTCGAGCCGGCAGATTTCCGATCGGCCTGCGCAGGCTACCGAAAGAAATTACCGTGGGAGAAGGATGGATCGTGTTCGACGGCGACCAATATGCTGCTGCGATGGTCGCTTCGCGAATGTTCGAGACATGGACGAAGGCACACACCAGCGATTTTAGCCCCTCAAACACCAGGAAGACTGATTGGGCAATGAATGCCTTTCCGTGGCCAGCGGGATTCAAGCAAATCGATGGCAACGCCATGATCTGTACCGATCCGACGCCGCGCTTCCAAGAAGTCTGCTCGTCACTTCGGTTCATAGACCTTACCCTAGACTACCGCGACCTTTCACCGGGAGAGCGTATGAACGAAGCCGAAGCTCAGTATGGAAGCGAACTGAACCTTGCGGCTCTTAGTATGTATGATTTCCCCGCCCAAAGTTCAGATCTGCATTTGCTCGGTCGCTTGGTTGCCTTAAATCACGAGAATGAGATGCCGACTAGAATGCCAAGGTTAAGAGAGTTTCCGTGACCTACCCGGTCTTGTCGCTCACAGGGTCGCGGTCGCCAGAGTTCTAGGTCGTTCTACCGAACGCGGGATAGCTCGATAAAAAATGGCGGCCCCACGTTTCGGCGGGAGGAGATAACGTGAGGCCGCATGGCGAATGCCTTGGGAGGACCATTCGCGCTTAGAAGGCTCGAGCGCCTATTGGCCAACCAGGACGGAGAGGGGAAATCCTTTGGTCGACGGGAATAGACTGCCATCTTCCATCAGGAGTTTCTTGTATAATCGGCTCCCGGCGATCCACGCAGTGGGAATGTAGGAGCGATTGAACCGCACGCGTCGCTAGGCTTTGTCGATGACACCAAATCGCCATCCGCAAAAGCGCGACCAAAACTAGGAATCCAAGCGCATCCCTCCAAGGCGAAAGGTTTGATCCGTGGCTTCCGCGGGCTATCAGGGGGTTACAGGGATCTCGTAAATCCGGGGATTGGCAGATTTGTCTCCATCGTCGAACACCAGGCATCGAACGGCGTCCTCGGAGGTTTCGAGAACCATCAACGTTTCTGGCTGGCGATCTGGTGAACCTGCAGGATCGAGTTCTGCCAATTTCACGGCTTCGCCACCGGGAGTCCATTTGTAGACAGCGGCTTTGCCGCCATCCCTGTCTTGCGGACCCGCCAAAATCAGCACGTCATTTTTGTACGCGGCCAGATCTCGAACGGCCTGGCCCTTCCCGAGATCGACTGGATGTAACTCAAAATCGCCGGGAGCACCGTCGAAAATTTCTTTTACCGAGGCTTCTCCGATGACCGCCTCGCCGTCCAGAAGTGGCCCCCGGAATCCGACGAAGAATTTGTCTCCCAAGACGGCGATGCCTTCTATATTCGTGCCGCCCTTTTCTGGAGCCAATTTATTCGCGTCCTTCAGCGCCTTCTTTTGTTTGAGGATTTCCTCTAGCCGACTGCTGACCTCCACCGAGTGGGAGATGTCGTCTTCCGACCCCAAATCGCCGCCCTTCAGTGCAGTTGCGGGAACACGGTACGCGAAGTATCGGGGATCCCCTTTGTTACCTTCTTTGTTGCGGCCGTGAGAGCCCACCAGATAGAAGATGCCGTCGCTAAACGAGATGCCCTCGGTATCCGCTTCTTTGATCTTTTTCCCGTTCTTGTCCTTCTTAGTCACAAGGAACACACGGTCCTTGAGCACGAGGTTGTCGCCGGCAATCTCGAACGTCAGCGCGTACCGGTACTCGTCCCCCACGAGCAAGCACGTCTCCTGGTCCGTCGTGCACGCGGCTCCACTCACCTTGGTCGCTTCGTCAGCTTCAGTAGATGCGGACGGTTGCGGCCTAAGGATTGCAACTGGACTTAAAGCGTCGCCGGCAGCATTCGCTAAATGCGCAGCGAACAGCAATGAAAAGGCCATCGTTGCCGAGACTATGGGTCTGTTCATGTAGCCCTCCACTTTGCCATCGTCCGCGCACTTTCACTCGGACTAGATCATGATTTTAGTGGTTGTCAGAGGGATGGGCGATCTCGTGCATGATCTCGTCTATGAACACCGACTTCACGAAGTTCTGATTTTCATAGAGCGACCGCAAGATTCCGGTATCGAGGCGGCCCGGGTTGGCGTTCCCCCCTCCTGCCAGCCAAGCTTGCTCCCACAACGTTGCCAGCAACTTTACGCCCTCTGCCATAACCAATCCGGTTTCCGGCCCGATCGCCTGCCAGAGAGCCTTGCTATGAGGAGGAGATCCTGGACGAAAGGTATCTTCATACGCGTCAATGATCACCGTCGGCGACAGGTGCGATCTGACTTTCTCGATCAGTGCCATGGTCGCCTCGGCGGCTTGTTTTCCGGTGGTGATGGCTGGCCAATCAACCGTGGAGTCAAGCTTCGCGCGAATTTGGTCGAAGAGCAGCCCATGATTTGCTGCCCAAGAAATCATGCCGGTTTCGAACGCGGAATGTACTCCTTCTCCACGATGGGCGGGAGGGCGGTTTCCATTTTTGTCTTTATGGTCGCTGAGGCGAGGAATATCAGGCGCTTTTGCTTTGTCGCCGTCGCTCAGATGCGAACCGTGCAGCGGTTGGGAAGCATCGCCGACAAAGTGGGCAAACGTGCCTGCGGCCGCCAAAAATCTCGCCGGATCCGCGGCTGCGAAGGCTTTCATCCGCTCAAAGAACTGCCAGACGCGAAATGGCAAAAGTCCCATTTCGAGAACCGACTTAGTGCCGTTGTCCAGGAAGTACTGCTTCACGTTTTCGGCGGTTAGGACGCCGCTATCTGACCGCCATGCTTCGATAAAGGTCTGATGTCCCCTCCATGGCATGTCTGCATCGAAATGATGATTGGGATGCTCCGGCCGGTCGAGCGACCACCGGCACCGGGCCGGTCGTCCCTGCCACCTTTCACGCCAATGTCTTTGCCTTTCGCAGTCAGGTGAGGCGAAGCATATTTCTTCCAAACGATATCCGGGACGTCGGCGAGCTGCACAAACCCGCTGGCGATCATCTCGGCCTGCGTCTGCTCGTTCGCGAGGCGATCCAGCGGGACGCTGATAAGGTCGGAATTGGCGAGTAGGAAAGCTTTGAGCGTCGGATCCTGGACCAGCTCAATCGCAAGCGACCCGATCGTATAGTGCCCTGTGTCACCCCAAGTGCCAGACACGCCTTCGTTGGCGTCAATCTGCAATTCCACATCGAGCAGTTTGCAGACGTTGCTTAGGCTCGTCGCAACCGAAAAGGTGGACCGCGTTCCGGATCCGGCGAAGACCTGCGCACCCCATTCGACGGCAACAGGACGCAGATCTTGCTCTACGAGAGGCAGTTTTTTGTCTCCGTTCTTGCCGGAAATCTGAAGATGCCAAACCGCGCCGGAATCGCCGTGGTGTGCCATGCTGCCCTCATGAGGAGCGATCAGAAAGTCGGAGACAAAGTCAAACCCGCCGACCGATTTATATCGATAGAACATCGCCTTGATTTTGCCCTTGAGCACGCCCGAGGCCCCGCCGACCGCCACTACTCCTTGGTCGATAAGCTTCCTGAGCGAAAGGTTCTGCTCGTAGACATCGAAGATCGGCTTGATTTTGGGCAGGAAGTAAATGTTCGACGTCCACAACCGCGTGTCATCGAGACGCACCAGCCCAACATCAACGCCGAGCCAGGTCTGTCTCATTGGCAGGGCGGGGTAGATCTCGGAAAACGGCTCACGCGTAATCTGCAGTTTTGAGCTCTCACCTATCTTCACGTCACCCGTTCTAAGCCTCGCATACACTGGAGTACCAGGCTCTCCACAGGCATGCCGTGCGGTAAGTGCATACGTCGTGCTACCGTCGGAAACCAGGCAGCCTATCGTTCCGAAATGATCTTCGTTTTGAGTGGTGACACGGAGCGGCAAGCCCCCGCCCAGGCCCGAACTTGGCCAAGAGACCGCTTTCGTAGGCAGAGCCTGCGACTGGGGAACTGGAGGTGCAACGACGACGCAGATCGGAACGATCCTTCCATCGGGAAGATAGACCCTTTTGGGCAAGATATCCGTCGCGGCGGGGCGGTTCCGCTGTCCAAAGTCAGCGGGCTCAAGCCACTCCCTCACCAACACTATTATGCATGGCCACGAATAGTCTCTCACTTCAGAATTGTCGAAGGTCCTCGGGTAGGTTTTCTTGTTCTTGGGTTTCGCGCCTTCTCCTCGTTTCGTCGGCCAATCTTCCTTGTCGCGGATCAAATAGAGACCGATCGCGGTTCCAACTACGTTGGCCTTGCTCATCAAATGAAAGTGGAAAAGGTCACGTGCCTCGATGAGGTCTTTCACCGAAAGGGATGCAAAATCGAAGTCGTTGTCTTCGTGTGTCGTCATCAGAAAATCTCCGACAGCGTGGGGCGAACGGTGGAGCTATTTCACTTGCTTGATCCGAACCCAATCGAGGTCCATAACGTCGGTCGATGGGATGTAGTCCCTGTAGTGGCCAATCTTGAATTTGGTTTTCTGTTTCGACTTTCCGGGGGCGTCATAGCCGATGTGTCCGGTGGCCCTGACGATGAAGCGGCCGTCTTGATAAACTTCCACGACGGAATCGTTTTCGGGACCTGCCTGAACTCGATATGACATTTCGGTCCACTCGCCTGCGGGAGACGTAAGGACCGGCTTTTTCCCGTACTCCAGCATCAGGCTCGCCGCACAGGACTCCGCTTTCCCCGGTTCGCTGTCGGTCCGCTGACAATATTGCGCCTTCCCATCGTTCCAGGGGTAGTTGAGGTTCGAACGTGATGCCGAGGCGATGAGGCACCTGCAGGATCGGTCCTGGACGGTCACGTTCAAAATGCCGTCGTCGTAACGTTGTGCAAGAAATGGACTCGCGTCCTCACCTTTTTCGGTGATTGCTGGCTCGGCTTTCCATTGCGCCACCACCCACCGTATTGAATCCGTTGTGTTTCCGACTTTGGCTGGCATTCTGAATCGGAGCGAATAGAGTTGCGGCTTGGTAGAGTCCTGAGCGAAAGA includes:
- a CDS encoding heparin lyase I family protein, with amino-acid sequence MRLWRFLIFFVLLLTSCDAAMAADFNDDFNKPLGKGWCDCQIDNNRLPVTFTTDPENKSNSVAHITVDAGNLGGHRCKPACGVTLFSLGPEIGSEATLGPMLVSPTGLKWSPQTPKPDPYCTPTIVKKAKGIEEGLCIQRQELRVDESFAQDSTKPQLYSLRFRMPAKVGNTTDSIRWVVAQWKAEPAITEKGEDASPFLAQRYDDGILNVTVQDRSCRCLIASASRSNLNYPWNDGKAQYCQRTDSEPGKAESCAASLMLEYGKKPVLTSPAGEWTEMSYRVQAGPENDSVVEVYQDGRFIVRATGHIGYDAPGKSKQKTKFKIGHYRDYIPSTDVMDLDWVRIKQVK
- a CDS encoding DUF3616 domain-containing protein — translated: MNRPIVSATMAFSLLFAAHLANAAGDALSPVAILRPQPSASTEADEATKVSGAACTTDQETCLLVGDEYRYALTFEIAGDNLVLKDRVFLVTKKDKNGKKIKEADTEGISFSDGIFYLVGSHGRNKEGNKGDPRYFAYRVPATALKGGDLGSEDDISHSVEVSSRLEEILKQKKALKDANKLAPEKGGTNIEGIAVLGDKFFVGFRGPLLDGEAVIGEASVKEIFDGAPGDFELHPVDLGKGQAVRDLAAYKNDVLILAGPQDRDGGKAAVYKWTPGGEAVKLAELDPAGSPDRQPETLMVLETSEDAVRCLVFDDGDKSANPRIYEIPVTP